One genomic segment of [Phormidium] sp. ETS-05 includes these proteins:
- a CDS encoding SLBB domain-containing protein, with product MVRQWRVPSPPPASVATPPRPTIPEPRVAFTGNFTRVEDVFDGYTLGAGDRVRLDYLSAPEYNNETLVLGDGTLNLPLIGKIAVRGMTPEQAASAITAKYGYYIREPLVTLTLVQPRPVRVAISGEINRPGSYSVSLRDSGQFPSVSQIIEQAGGITQTANLREVLVRRPRESGAPQIISLNLMSMVSGAAVDEDLPLRDGDSIFIPTSTYTNPEEATQIATSSLAGATPQSLTIAVIGEVVRPGTHTVTTENGGPNPGAKAFPTITKALQIAGGITQSADLRRVEIRRPTRTGSITVIPIDLAQLLAAGDLRQDAILQQGDTIVIPTNPNPSQADTALIATASFAAATPQSLKIAVVGEVARPGTHTVTPEGTGADGVISFPTVTQALKVAGGITQAADLRGVFIRRPNRSGGEQLIAVDLWQLLQGGDLRQDAILQQGDTIVIPTNPNPNPAASALIASASFAADAATPLNIAVVGEVIRPGTYTVTGQAGAGSEDGAGGFPTVTKALQVAGGITPSADIRSVQVRRFTKNGSEQIIAVNLWELLQSGDLRQDIILQQGDTIMIPTAQTLTAAEATELAAVTFSPNQIRVNVVGEVFKPGEVQVPPNSPLNQALLAAGGFTNRSSKGEVELIRLNPNGTVSRRKIEVDFSGGINEATNPILLNNDAIVVDRSGFTKFTDGVGKVAQPVGGLLGIFNIFRILGF from the coding sequence ATCGTCCGCCAGTGGCGAGTGCCATCGCCACCGCCAGCATCAGTGGCGACACCCCCAAGACCCACAATCCCAGAACCGCGAGTGGCATTTACGGGTAATTTCACGCGGGTAGAAGATGTATTCGATGGCTATACTCTGGGAGCGGGCGATCGCGTCCGCCTCGACTACCTATCCGCTCCCGAATACAACAACGAAACCCTCGTCCTCGGAGATGGCACCCTCAACCTCCCCCTAATTGGCAAAATTGCCGTCCGAGGCATGACCCCAGAACAAGCCGCCAGCGCCATCACCGCCAAATACGGCTACTACATCCGCGAACCCCTCGTTACCCTCACCCTGGTACAACCCCGACCAGTGCGCGTCGCCATTTCCGGCGAAATCAACCGCCCCGGTTCCTACAGCGTCTCCCTCCGAGACAGCGGTCAATTTCCCAGCGTCAGCCAAATCATCGAACAAGCCGGAGGCATTACCCAAACCGCCAACCTCCGGGAAGTCCTCGTCCGCCGCCCTCGGGAGTCTGGCGCCCCCCAAATTATCAGCCTTAACCTAATGTCAATGGTATCCGGCGCTGCCGTGGATGAAGACCTGCCCCTACGCGATGGCGATAGCATCTTTATCCCCACTTCCACCTACACCAACCCTGAAGAAGCCACCCAAATCGCCACCTCCAGCCTCGCAGGCGCCACGCCCCAATCCCTGACGATCGCCGTGATTGGCGAAGTCGTCCGCCCGGGCACCCACACCGTCACCACGGAAAACGGCGGCCCCAACCCCGGCGCCAAAGCCTTTCCCACCATCACCAAAGCCCTACAAATCGCTGGTGGCATCACCCAATCAGCCGACTTGCGTCGAGTAGAAATCCGCCGTCCCACCAGAACCGGCAGCATCACCGTCATTCCGATCGACCTCGCCCAACTCCTCGCCGCTGGCGACTTGCGCCAAGACGCCATCCTGCAACAAGGGGATACTATCGTCATCCCCACCAACCCCAACCCCAGCCAAGCTGACACCGCCCTTATCGCCACCGCCAGCTTTGCCGCCGCCACCCCCCAATCCCTGAAAATCGCCGTAGTTGGCGAAGTCGCCCGCCCGGGCACCCACACCGTCACCCCCGAAGGCACCGGCGCCGATGGGGTAATCTCCTTCCCCACCGTCACCCAAGCCTTAAAAGTAGCAGGCGGTATCACTCAAGCCGCCGATTTGCGCGGCGTGTTCATTCGCCGCCCCAACAGAAGCGGCGGCGAACAACTAATCGCCGTGGATTTATGGCAACTGCTGCAAGGCGGGGACTTGCGCCAAGACGCCATCCTGCAACAAGGGGATACCATTGTCATCCCCACCAACCCCAACCCCAACCCCGCCGCTTCCGCTCTCATTGCATCCGCCAGCTTTGCCGCCGATGCGGCAACTCCCCTCAATATTGCCGTGGTGGGAGAAGTCATCCGCCCCGGTACTTATACGGTGACTGGGCAAGCGGGTGCAGGCTCAGAAGATGGTGCGGGCGGTTTCCCCACTGTCACCAAAGCGCTGCAAGTGGCGGGCGGTATCACTCCCTCAGCGGATATTCGCAGTGTCCAAGTGCGCCGCTTTACCAAAAACGGCTCCGAGCAGATTATTGCTGTCAATCTCTGGGAATTGCTACAGTCGGGAGATTTGCGTCAAGATATCATTCTCCAGCAGGGGGATACCATTATGATTCCCACCGCTCAAACCCTCACGGCGGCTGAAGCCACGGAATTGGCAGCGGTGACTTTCTCGCCGAATCAGATTCGCGTGAATGTGGTGGGGGAAGTGTTTAAACCTGGAGAGGTGCAAGTGCCTCCCAATAGTCCTTTAAACCAGGCACTACTGGCAGCGGGAGGGTTTACTAATCGCTCTAGTAAAGGCGAAGTAGAGCTGATTCGCCTTAACCCCAATGGTACAGTATCTCGCCGCAAAATAGAGGTGGATTTTTCTGGTGGGATTAATGAGGCCACTAATCCAATCCTGCTCAATAATGATGCCATAGTTGTGGACCGTTCTGGGTTTACTAAATTCACCGACGGTGTAGGTAAAGTTGCGCAGCCGGTGGGGGGTTTGTTGGGCATTTTCAATATTTTTAGAATTTTGGGGTTTTAA
- a CDS encoding VIT domain-containing protein, producing MSATALYRSPRQQGGVFIQGKNNLTLPLKHTEVKAQITGNLARVEVMQTFANELPEPLEAIYLFPLPDEAAINSMEIHIGSRLIKGTIVNREEAKKLYAQYIREWRTSSLLEQERDNIFTQSIANIRPGEQIKVTISYTEQLKFSHGNYEFVFPMVVCPRYIPGNIIGDNGDTDVVPDASRLTPRLQHRGGGSHNINVYVEINAGLPLGRVWSPSHQIIAWQDGKLIKIKLDPSDVMPTKDLIVRYRLSGEKTQATVLTQRDERGGHFATYLIPALTYPTEEIVAKDVVFLIDTSGSQYGAPLEQAQALMRRLIQELNPQDTFAIIDFANTAKKLAPAPLANTSENRRLALDYIDNLTASGGTELIKGMQAVLNFPEAKLGRLRSVVLLTDGYIGNDKEAIARVQQSLPEGNRLYCFGVGTAVNRFLLNRLAEVGRGLARFIRPDEPINEIVEQFCQQINNPVLTNIQVHWQGNGEPPEIYPRLAPDLFAQEPLVLCGRKADALPGILSISGVTAGGYVYEEKLAINFSAPATEAPESIAQLWARQRIKHLTNQMLAWETTSGIEAVTATALTYHLLSPYTAFIAVSPEVRVDSFGRLVTVEVPQPLPEFVSYEGIFGSGGKREDWGTRRRGDGVMGSPLVLQSPLSRSMRSPVGWHTGGGAGILPTSRSKHIACSEPPPGVGVASHLEIIVTAETRFLEETGFLEDSLARHLQPVCLPRGLRGEVVFLIQLQPNSRVMRVILDDTASTVREPGVIFQLKHSLQAWVAPPGFQGKMRIVLRIWP from the coding sequence ATGTCGGCAACGGCATTATATCGGAGTCCCCGTCAACAGGGGGGGGTGTTTATTCAGGGAAAAAATAACTTGACACTTCCCCTCAAGCATACAGAAGTTAAAGCCCAGATTACTGGAAATTTAGCCCGCGTGGAGGTGATGCAAACTTTTGCCAATGAATTGCCAGAGCCTTTGGAGGCAATTTACCTGTTTCCGCTTCCTGATGAGGCGGCCATCAATAGTATGGAAATTCACATTGGCTCGCGCCTGATTAAAGGCACGATCGTCAATCGAGAAGAAGCGAAAAAATTATATGCTCAATATATCAGAGAATGGCGCACATCTAGCCTTTTAGAACAAGAAAGAGACAATATCTTTACCCAATCTATAGCTAATATTAGACCAGGGGAACAAATAAAAGTTACCATTTCCTACACGGAGCAGCTCAAATTTAGTCATGGCAATTATGAATTTGTGTTTCCGATGGTGGTATGTCCGCGCTATATTCCCGGCAATATTATTGGGGATAATGGCGATACGGATGTAGTGCCAGATGCCTCACGCCTGACACCACGGTTACAGCACCGGGGGGGTGGCAGTCACAATATCAATGTCTATGTGGAAATTAATGCTGGTTTGCCTCTGGGTCGAGTTTGGTCTCCTTCCCACCAAATTATTGCTTGGCAGGATGGTAAGCTGATCAAAATTAAATTAGACCCCAGCGATGTGATGCCCACGAAAGATTTAATTGTGCGATATCGCTTATCTGGGGAAAAAACCCAAGCTACGGTACTCACGCAGCGGGATGAAAGAGGTGGGCATTTTGCCACTTATCTGATTCCGGCACTGACTTATCCGACGGAGGAAATAGTTGCCAAAGATGTGGTATTTTTAATTGATACTTCTGGGTCTCAGTATGGCGCCCCGCTGGAGCAGGCGCAGGCGCTGATGCGGCGGTTGATTCAGGAGTTGAATCCTCAAGATACTTTTGCGATTATCGATTTTGCCAATACGGCGAAAAAACTGGCACCAGCCCCCCTGGCAAATACATCAGAAAACCGCCGTTTGGCGTTGGATTATATCGATAATTTGACGGCTAGTGGGGGGACGGAGTTGATTAAGGGGATGCAGGCGGTGCTGAATTTCCCCGAGGCGAAGTTGGGACGGTTGCGCAGTGTTGTGTTGCTGACGGATGGTTATATCGGCAATGATAAGGAGGCGATCGCCCGTGTCCAACAATCCCTCCCCGAAGGCAATCGCCTCTACTGTTTCGGCGTAGGCACTGCTGTGAATCGCTTTCTCCTGAACCGTCTTGCCGAAGTGGGCAGAGGTTTAGCGCGATTCATCCGCCCCGACGAACCCATCAACGAGATTGTAGAGCAATTCTGCCAACAGATAAATAACCCGGTACTGACAAACATCCAAGTTCATTGGCAAGGTAACGGCGAACCGCCGGAAATTTATCCCCGCCTAGCTCCCGATTTATTTGCCCAGGAGCCTTTGGTATTATGCGGTCGCAAAGCCGATGCTCTCCCCGGTATCCTCAGCATCAGCGGTGTTACCGCCGGAGGATATGTATATGAAGAGAAATTGGCAATTAATTTTAGCGCCCCAGCTACGGAAGCTCCAGAGAGTATTGCTCAACTTTGGGCTAGACAGCGGATCAAACACCTAACTAACCAGATGTTAGCCTGGGAAACTACCAGCGGTATTGAAGCTGTCACCGCCACTGCTCTGACTTATCACCTGCTCTCTCCTTACACTGCTTTTATCGCTGTTAGTCCAGAAGTGCGGGTGGACTCATTCGGGCGTCTAGTCACTGTGGAAGTGCCCCAACCCCTACCGGAATTTGTCAGTTATGAGGGGATTTTTGGCTCTGGGGGGAAACGGGAGGATTGGGGGACCCGGAGACGGGGTGACGGGGTGATGGGGAGTCCCCTGGTTCTGCAGTCTCCTCTTTCGCGGTCAATGCGATCGCCTGTGGGGTGGCACACGGGTGGTGGTGCAGGCATCTTGCCTACATCCAGGAGCAAGCATATTGCCTGCTCCGAACCCCCGCCGGGAGTCGGTGTCGCCTCTCATCTAGAAATTATCGTCACTGCAGAAACCCGGTTTCTTGAAGAAACCGGGTTTCTAGAAGATTCTCTGGCTCGACATCTGCAGCCGGTTTGCTTGCCTCGAGGGTTGCGGGGTGAAGTGGTGTTTTTAATTCAGTTGCAGCCGAACTCGCGGGTGATGCGGGTGATTTTGGATGATACTGCCTCTACGGTACGGGAACCAGGGGTAATTTTTCAACTCAAGCACAGCCTACAGGCATGGGTAGCGCCTCCAGGCTTTCAGGGAAAGATGCGGATAGTTTTGCGGATTTGGCCTTAG
- a CDS encoding helix-turn-helix domain-containing protein codes for MTQTRATPEPQERTSCAVETTLQVIGGRWKVLILRELFQGVKRFGELQRNIRGVTQKMLTQQLREMEADGLIYREVYLQVPPKVEYSLTPLGASLKPIIDAMHVWGVNFGQAKPGNQ; via the coding sequence ATGACACAGACCAGAGCCACTCCAGAGCCGCAAGAGCGCACGAGCTGCGCCGTGGAAACCACCCTCCAAGTCATCGGCGGGCGCTGGAAAGTCTTGATTTTGCGGGAACTCTTCCAAGGCGTGAAGCGGTTTGGAGAACTGCAGCGCAACATCAGAGGCGTCACCCAGAAAATGCTCACCCAGCAACTCAGGGAAATGGAAGCCGACGGCTTGATTTACCGAGAAGTATATTTACAAGTCCCCCCCAAAGTCGAATATTCCCTCACCCCGTTGGGCGCCAGCCTCAAACCGATTATCGATGCCATGCACGTCTGGGGAGTCAATTTCGGGCAAGCAAAACCAGGAAACCAGTAG
- a CDS encoding pirin family protein, translating into MITIRKSEERGGADYGWLKTYHSFSFSSYYDPQYMGFRSLRVINEDRVAPTKGFATHSHRDMEIISYVVAGALEHKDSMGNSAVIVPGEVQRMSAGTGVSHSEYNPSDAAPVHLLQIWILPERGGMPPSYEQKKYEDTEKRGKLRLIGSQDGRGGSVTIYQDVDLYGSLLAPGDKIEYEIKPTRGVWLQLVKGELAVNGQMLSAGDGAAVDGESLLSIAAKSEAEFLLFDLA; encoded by the coding sequence ATGATAACGATTAGAAAGTCTGAGGAACGGGGTGGCGCTGATTACGGTTGGTTGAAAACTTATCACAGTTTTTCTTTTTCTAGCTATTATGACCCGCAGTATATGGGGTTTAGAAGTCTGCGGGTGATTAATGAAGATAGGGTGGCGCCAACTAAGGGTTTTGCTACTCATTCTCATCGAGATATGGAGATTATCTCTTATGTGGTGGCAGGGGCTTTGGAGCATAAGGATAGTATGGGCAATTCTGCGGTGATTGTGCCGGGGGAGGTGCAGCGGATGAGTGCGGGGACGGGGGTTTCTCATAGTGAATATAATCCCTCGGATGCGGCGCCGGTGCATTTGTTGCAAATTTGGATTTTGCCGGAACGGGGGGGAATGCCTCCGAGTTATGAGCAGAAAAAATATGAGGATACGGAAAAGCGGGGCAAGTTACGGCTGATTGGTTCTCAGGATGGCCGTGGTGGGTCGGTGACTATTTATCAGGATGTGGATTTATATGGGAGTTTGTTGGCTCCGGGTGATAAAATTGAGTATGAAATTAAGCCTACACGTGGGGTTTGGCTGCAGTTGGTGAAAGGTGAATTGGCGGTGAATGGTCAGATGCTGTCGGCGGGAGATGGGGCGGCTGTTGATGGGGAAAGTCTGTTGTCGATCGCGGCGAAATCTGAGGCGGAGTTTTTGTTGTTTGATTTGGCTTGA
- a CDS encoding tetratricopeptide repeat protein, translating to MINQIPRNRVSSPNIRYDAEAVAETRFLSYRINCNITSEKYREEVNSMTLAIETESKTTKNPGEALGLLKFGNALLSVGQPEQAIQKYQQSRTIARQTGDRATEANALLVMGKVLSSLGEYTEAIKNYRRCLKIHRDIGDPVGEAACLGYIGAALAQSGQYREAISSYQQSIAIERLLRDQHREARSLCCVGNVMRAIGQHQEAITYYQESLTLATLIGDRRMQADSLGNLGKAFRDLGEYQQAISHYQQSLTIARQHNYPEGEAASLGNLGKVFRALGEYEEAIAYYQQSLTIAREIDYLKAEAASLGNLGKIFRRMGRYEDAIFHYQQSLKIKRQIGDRVGVAQSLYNLGCTLAKAGKETEALNAFIDARDIFQSHKNLTKDLRKCDQAIWHLEMLLSQPSQNTTTTIPTTPKTNWLDTILDFFGYRKRHLWG from the coding sequence TTGATCAACCAAATCCCCAGAAACCGGGTTTCTTCACCAAATATACGCTATGATGCAGAAGCTGTGGCAGAAACCCGGTTTCTATCCTATCGCATAAATTGTAATATCACCTCGGAGAAATACAGGGAAGAGGTAAATAGCATGACTCTGGCCATAGAAACTGAATCCAAAACAACCAAAAATCCAGGAGAAGCGTTGGGGTTGCTAAAATTTGGGAATGCTTTACTCTCCGTAGGGCAGCCAGAGCAGGCAATCCAGAAATATCAACAGTCACGGACGATCGCACGCCAAACCGGCGATCGTGCCACCGAAGCCAATGCACTGCTGGTGATGGGTAAGGTGTTATCCTCTCTCGGTGAATACACGGAGGCAATTAAAAATTATCGGCGGTGTCTGAAAATTCACAGAGACATCGGCGATCCCGTCGGGGAAGCTGCTTGTTTAGGATATATTGGCGCCGCATTAGCTCAGTCGGGACAATACCGCGAAGCAATTTCCTCCTACCAGCAATCCATCGCCATCGAAAGACTACTGCGAGACCAACACCGGGAAGCCAGGTCCCTATGTTGTGTGGGGAATGTGATGCGAGCGATCGGCCAACATCAAGAAGCAATTACCTACTATCAAGAATCCCTAACATTAGCCACCCTCATCGGCGATCGACGGATGCAAGCCGATTCCCTAGGCAATTTAGGCAAAGCTTTCCGTGACTTAGGAGAATACCAGCAAGCCATATCCCACTACCAACAATCCCTCACCATAGCCCGTCAACACAATTACCCCGAAGGCGAAGCCGCTTCCCTAGGGAATTTGGGCAAAGTGTTCCGCGCCTTGGGAGAATACGAAGAAGCAATCGCATACTATCAGCAATCCCTGACGATCGCCAGAGAAATCGACTATCTGAAAGCCGAAGCCGCTTCCCTCGGCAACTTAGGCAAAATATTCCGTCGCATGGGGCGCTATGAAGACGCCATTTTTCACTACCAACAATCCTTAAAAATCAAGCGACAAATAGGCGATCGGGTAGGTGTTGCCCAGTCCCTATACAACCTAGGATGTACCCTCGCCAAAGCTGGAAAAGAAACCGAAGCTCTCAACGCCTTTATCGACGCCCGAGACATCTTTCAATCCCACAAAAACCTCACCAAAGACCTACGCAAATGCGACCAAGCCATTTGGCATCTAGAAATGCTCCTGAGCCAACCATCTCAAAACACCACCACCACCATCCCCACCACCCCCAAAACCAACTGGCTCGACACCATACTCGACTTTTTCGGCTACCGCAAGCGCCATCTTTGGGGATAA